From the Cucurbita pepo subsp. pepo cultivar mu-cu-16 chromosome LG05, ASM280686v2, whole genome shotgun sequence genome, one window contains:
- the LOC111794417 gene encoding probable NOT transcription complex subunit VIP2 isoform X3 produces MSGALTSRNSTINNVPSGGVQQPTGTLSSGRFASNNLPVALSQLSHSSSHGHSGVANRGGMSVVGNPGFSSSTNAVGGSIPGILSSSAGIGNRNAVPGLGGSPILGNVGPRLTSSMGNMVSGGNIGRSITTGGGLSLPGLASRLNLGANNGSGSLSVQGQNRLMSGALPQGSQQVISMLGNSYPSAGGPLSQNHVQSVNSLNSLGMLNDVISNDNSPFDINDFPQLSSRPSSAGGSQGQLSSLRKQGLSPIAQQNHEFSIQNEDFPALPRFKGGNADYGMDIHQTDQHENSMPMMQSQQFSIGRSAGFNLGSTYSHRPQQQQQHSPAVSNSTVSFSPANNQDLLHLHGSDMFPSSHAASYHQQSIGPPGIGLRPLSSPSSGSGMGYDQLIQQYQQHHGQSQFRLQPLSGVSQSFRDQGLKSMQSAQSSPDPFGLLGLLSVIRLSDPDLASLALGIDLTTLGLNLNSSDNLHKTFGSPWSDEPAKGDPDFNVPQCYLIKPPPTLHQGYFSKFTLETLFYIFFSMPKDEAQLYASNELYNRGWFYHKEQRFWFIRVSNMEPLVKTNTYERGSYLCFDPQTFETVRKDNFVLHYEMVEKRPALPQH; encoded by the exons ATGAGTGTTGTAGGAAATCCTGGATTTAGTAGCAGCACAAATGCAGTTGGTGGTTCTATTCCTGGGATTCTGTCCAGTTCTGCCGGTATTGGTAATCGAAATGCTGTTCCAGGGTTGGGTGGATCTCCAATTTTGGGAAATGTAGGTCCTCGGCTCACTAGTTCAATGGGAAATATGGTAAGTGGAGGCAACATAGGAAGAAGTATAACTACTGGCGGGGGATTGTCATTACCTGGTCTTGCTTCTCGTCTTAACCTTGGTGCAAATAATGGATCTGGAAGTTTATCTGTACAAGGACAAAACCGTTTAATGAGTGGTGCCCTTCCACAAG GATCTCAACAGGTCATTTCTATGTTGGGTAATTCTTATCCTAGTGCTGGAGGTCCCCTTTCCCAAAACCACGTGCAGAGTGTGAATAGTCTGAACTCTCTGGGGATGTTGAATGATGTGATCTCTAATGACAATTCTCCTTTTGATATCAACGATTTCCCTCAGTTGAGTAGTCGTCCAAGTTCTGCAGGAGGTTCTCAAGGACAATTAA GTTCGCTTAGAAAACAAGGTCTTAGTCCTATTGCCCAACAAAACCATGAGTTCAGCATTCAGAATGAAGACTTTCCAGCGTTACCTAGATTTAAAG GTGGCAATGCTGATTATGGGATGGATATTCATCAGACAGACCAACATGAAAATTCTATGCCTATGATGCAGTCTCAGCAGTTCTCT ATTGGAAGGTCTGCTGGATTTAACTTGGGGAGCACATATTCACATCGACcccagcagcagcaacagcatTCTCCTGCAGTTAGTAACAGCACGGTCTCCTTTTCGCCTGCAAACAATCAGGATCTTCTTCATTTACATGGTTCTGATATGTTCCCATCTTCACATGCTGCATCCTATCACCAGCAG tCTATTGGGCCTCCTGGTATTGGTTTAAGACCTCTGAGCTCTCCTAGTTCGGGTTCTGGAATGGGTTATGACCAACTTATCCAGCAATATCAGCAGCATCACGGTCAATCTCAGTTCCGATTGCAACCTTTGTCTGGTGTTAGCCAGTCATTTAGAGATCAGGGCTTGAAATCTATGCAGTCAGCTCAATCTTCTCCTGATCCATTCGGTTTACTTGGTTTGTTAAGTGTAATAAGGTTGAGTGATCCTGATCTTGCATCCCTTGCGCTCGGGATTGATTTGACCACGTTAggattaaatttgaattcatcAGATAACCTTCACAAGACTTTTGGCTCCCCTTGGTCTGATGAGCCTGCTAAGGGTGATCCAGATTTCAATGTACCTCAGTGTTATCTTATTAAACCACCACCTACGCTCCAT CAGGGATACTTCTCAAAATTTACTCTTGAGacacttttttatatattttttag CATGCCAAAAGATGAAGCTCAGTTGTATGCGTCAAATGAACT TTATAATAGAGGCTGGTTTTATCACAAAGAACAACGTTTCTGGTTCATTCGGGTCTCTAACATGGAACCACTTGTGAAGACGAACACTTACGAGAGAGGATCGTACCTCTGTTTCGACCCCCAAACATTTGAAACCGTCCGCAAG GataattttgttcttcactACGAGATGGTAGAAAAGAGACCAGCTCTACCAcaacattaa